CAGCGCACCGAGGCCGATGCCAACGACCCCTTGGTGATCGACAGCAGGAGCCTGACGCGTCAACCCGGCTCTTCGGACGTGCGCACAGCGGAATTCCCAGTGCCGGAGAAGGTGGGCAACGACGTCGCTTGGGTTGAGCCTGGCGCGCTGGCCCGGCTGAGGATACTGCTGGAGTCGGTCCTGGACGGAATCCTCGTCACGGCCGACGGCGTAGTTGGGGCGCGCGGGGAGTGTGTTCGATGCCTGGAGCCCTTGAAATGGGACCAGGAGATCTCGTTCAGGCAGTTCTTCACTTACCCCGGCGTCGGCGATGGCGCCGGTGACGACGAGGCCGAAGACGTCGCCGAGATGCACGGTGACTTGATGGACGTTCGACCAGCGTTTCACGATGCGGTAGTGCTGGCACTACCCTTGACTCCGTTGTGTCGGCCGGACTGCGCTGGGCTCTGCGCCGAGTGCGGTTTCAAGCTCGCGGATGACCCGCAGCACCGACACACCAAGATCGATCCAAGGTGGTCGGCGCTGGCTGGGTTGCCGGAGGCTGGCTCCCAGGTGAAGGAGAGTGACTGACGTGGCCGTACCTAAGAGGAGACAGTCCCGCGCGAACACGCATGCCCGGCGCTCGCAGTGGAAGGCCGCGCCGGTGACTTTGACAGCGTGTGACCGTTGTGGCTCGGCCAAGCTCCCTCACACCGCATGTCCGACCTGCGGTACGTACAAGAAGCGTCCAGTCCTGAACGTGTGATCGGCGTGGGCGTACAGCCGGGTTCGAACACTTCCGAGCTGTGCGACCGGCTCGGTGTGAATATCGCGCCCGAGGTCCTGAACGAGGCGCTCACTCACCGCTCCTACGCGTATGAACGCGGGGGTTTGCGGCCCAACGAGAGGTTGGAGTTCCTCGGAGACGCTGTGCTGAGCATCGTGGTGAC
This DNA window, taken from Candidatus Nanopelagicales bacterium, encodes the following:
- a CDS encoding DUF177 domain-containing protein; its protein translation is MAGRTVRQRTEADANDPLVIDSRSLTRQPGSSDVRTAEFPVPEKVGNDVAWVEPGALARLRILLESVLDGILVTADGVVGARGECVRCLEPLKWDQEISFRQFFTYPGVGDGAGDDEAEDVAEMHGDLMDVRPAFHDAVVLALPLTPLCRPDCAGLCAECGFKLADDPQHRHTKIDPRWSALAGLPEAGSQVKESD
- the rpmF gene encoding 50S ribosomal protein L32, producing MAVPKRRQSRANTHARRSQWKAAPVTLTACDRCGSAKLPHTACPTCGTYKKRPVLNV